A segment of the Streptomyces diastaticus subsp. diastaticus genome:
TCGGCGTCAACTGCTGCGATCCGCGCGACGTGGAGCCCGCGGTCCGGCTCGCCGCCCGCGTCACGGGCAAGCCGGTGGTGGCCTACCCGAACAGCGGCGAACGCTGGGACCCCGCCGCCCGCGACTGGCGCGGCCCCGCCCAGCCTCTCGCCGGCCTGGCCGAGCGGTGGGTGGCGGCCGGGGCCCGACTGGTCGGCGGCTGCTGCCGGGTCGGCACGGAGAGCGTGCGGGAGTTGGCTTCGGCGGTACGGCGACAGCACGGGCGGCGCCCGTGGTGGTGCGGTCCGGCCGCGGGTGCCGATTCGTCCAAGACCGCGCGCCCCCGCCCTCCTACCCTCGCCCCATGAGCACTCAGACATCCGGCCGGGTCCGTTTCGACGCGCTCGGTATCGCCACCACCGACCTGACCGCCTCGCTCGCCTTCTACCGGAGGCTCGGGCTGGAGTTCCCCGAGGCCGCCGAGCAGGCGCCGCACGTCGAGGCCGTGCTGCCCGGCGGCATCCGCCTCATGTGGGACGCGGTGCCCAAGGAGCAGGCCACGCCCGGGGGCGGCGGCCCGCAACTCGCCTTCCGCTGCGCCTCCCCGGCGGGGGTCGACGCCCTCTACGCCGAGCTGACCGGGGCCGGCCACCAGGGCACCACCCCGCCCTGGGACGCCGTCTGGGGGCAGCGGTACGCGGTGGTCGCCGACCCGGACGGCAACGGGGTGGACCTCTTCGCGCCGCTGGACCCCGCCCCCGGCGCCGGCGGCTGACCTCAGCCGCCGAGCAGGGCGCCGGGGGTCAGCCCGGTCAGCGCGCGCACCTCGCGGCTGAGGTGCGGCTGGTCGGCGTACCCGGCGCGATGGGCCACCTCGGCGACGGGCAGGCCGGCGGCGGCCAGTTCCCGGGCCCGGCCCAGGCGCAGGATGCGGCCGAGGGTCTTGGGGCCGTAGCCGAAGGCGTCGCGGGAGAGCTGGTGGAGGCGGCGGGGACCTACGCCGAGGTTCTTCGCCGCCCCGGCGACGGGGGTGCCGGCGGCGAGCAGGGTCACGAGCTGGGACAGGCGCGGGTCCGGCGCCGGGCGCTCGGCCGCGCGGCGCGCGGCCCAGGCGTCGAGGGCACGGCCGGGCGCCGGGGCCGCCTCCAGGTGTCCGGCCAGCGCGCGGACCTGGGAGGCGGGCCACAGGTCGGCCAGCTCCACCCGCCGGTCGCGCACTTCGAACGGGGCGACGCCGAGCAGGGCCGGAGCGACGCCTGGGGCGAACCGGACGGCGGCGTACCGGGTGCCGGGGACATCGGTGGCCGGGTGCGGGCCGGTGTCGGGCCCGGCGACGGTGAGCCGCCCGGGACCACCGTCCGGCGGGCGGGTCCAGAGCAGGTCCATGCAGCCGTCGGGCAGCACCGGCCGCACGGGCCCGGAGGGCAGGGTGCGCGACCACAGCACCGCTCCCGGGAGGCCGGCGGGCCGCTCCCGGTACGCGCCGGGGCCGACGACCTCGGGCTCGACGGGCTCGCCGGGGCGCACGGGGTCAGCGGTCACGGTCGCCGAAGCGGTCGCCCGGGGGGTACGCCGGCTCCGGCGGGCCGGAGGGGCGCGGGGCGGGGGTGCCGTTGTGGGGGGACCCGGTGCGGTCCGGCCCGGTCCCCGCGGGCCGGTCCGGGGCCGGGGTCTCCTCCGCGGCGCCGCCCCGGCGGGTCTGCCCGCGCAGGCGGCCGGTGACGTCCTCGGGCGGCAGGAACCTGGACCAGCGTTCGGGGAACTCGGAGGGCGGCACGTCCGGGTCGTCCGGGTCGTCCGGCCCGGCCCGGCCGGCGGCGGTCCGGGCGGCGGCCGCGCGCTCCTCGCGTGCGGCGGCGGTGGCCACCGAGGGCCAGACATGGTCGATGGCGGCGTTGACGGCCGCGCCGACCAGCACCGCGAAGGCCGAGACGCCGATCCACAGCAGCACGGCGACGGGCGCGGCCAGCGAACCGTAGATGGTGGGGCCCTCGACGGTGTTGGTCAGGTAGATCCGCAGCAGGAAGCTGCCGAGGACCCACATGCCGAGCGCGACCAGCGCGCCCGGGGTGTCCTCGATCCAGGGGGCGCGGACCGGGACCGAGACGTGGTAGAGCGTGGTCAGGAAGATCACCGAGAGGACCAGGATGACCGGCCAGTAGAGCAGCTGGATCAGGTTCTCGCCCCAGGGCACCATGGAGACGAGGGTGTCCGGGCCGATCACCATGAGCGGCAGCACCACCGAGCCCATCAGCAGGGCGACGATGAAGAGGCCGAAGGCCAGCAGCCGCGTCTTGACGATGCCGCGCACGCCGTCCAGCCCGTACATGACGGTGATGGTGTCGATGAAGACGTTGACCGCGCGCGAGCCGGACCACAGAGCCAGCAGGAAGCCGATGGAGATCAGGTCGGGGCTGCCCCCTTTGGTGACGTCGTGCAGGATCGGCTGTGCGATCTCGCGGACGCCCTGGTCGGAGAGGACCGCGCGGGACGCCTCCAGGATGTTCTGCTCCACGC
Coding sequences within it:
- a CDS encoding VOC family protein, with product MSTQTSGRVRFDALGIATTDLTASLAFYRRLGLEFPEAAEQAPHVEAVLPGGIRLMWDAVPKEQATPGGGGPQLAFRCASPAGVDALYAELTGAGHQGTTPPWDAVWGQRYAVVADPDGNGVDLFAPLDPAPGAGG
- a CDS encoding AraC family transcriptional regulator; this translates as MTADPVRPGEPVEPEVVGPGAYRERPAGLPGAVLWSRTLPSGPVRPVLPDGCMDLLWTRPPDGGPGRLTVAGPDTGPHPATDVPGTRYAAVRFAPGVAPALLGVAPFEVRDRRVELADLWPASQVRALAGHLEAAPAPGRALDAWAARRAAERPAPDPRLSQLVTLLAAGTPVAGAAKNLGVGPRRLHQLSRDAFGYGPKTLGRILRLGRARELAAAGLPVAEVAHRAGYADQPHLSREVRALTGLTPGALLGG
- a CDS encoding YihY/virulence factor BrkB family protein; amino-acid sequence: MDQAKETPERPSGRLRRVRAHYRNVSKRRTAWLLLKDAVNSCMEYRILGLAAEAAFFTLLSVPPLLLSLVGLLGYVDSWTGADTIASVEQNILEASRAVLSDQGVREIAQPILHDVTKGGSPDLISIGFLLALWSGSRAVNVFIDTITVMYGLDGVRGIVKTRLLAFGLFIVALLMGSVVLPLMVIGPDTLVSMVPWGENLIQLLYWPVILVLSVIFLTTLYHVSVPVRAPWIEDTPGALVALGMWVLGSFLLRIYLTNTVEGPTIYGSLAAPVAVLLWIGVSAFAVLVGAAVNAAIDHVWPSVATAAAREERAAAARTAAGRAGPDDPDDPDVPPSEFPERWSRFLPPEDVTGRLRGQTRRGGAAEETPAPDRPAGTGPDRTGSPHNGTPAPRPSGPPEPAYPPGDRFGDRDR